A stretch of DNA from Streptomyces xanthii:
CGCGAGACGAGATCGTGCGTATGGGCGTGCCCGCCGAGCCGTTCGTCCGCCTCGAACAAGGTCACCCGGCGGGTACGGGACAGGATGTAGGCGGCGGTGAGACCGGCGATGCCGGCGCCGATGATCGCCGTGCCACGTGGCTCCCGCACCGTGGGTGTCCGCTCGGATTCGCCTGTCATCTTCTCTCCCCTGGCCGGCTGATCTCCGCTGTCTCACGTAATCCGGAGCAGGTCCGAGGACGGATTGGCGCGGTCGATCAGCCGACCGCCGGTTGCGCGTCGAAGGCGGTGGGGCCTCGTCGGGTCAGGCCGGGAGCTTCATCAGGGCGATGGGCGCTGAGGTCGGATGCTCGGAACCGCCGGCCGGCTCGACGGTGATACCGATGCCGGACGCACCGTCCACGGCGCCGTCCAGCAGGACGGCCTGGTCGGTTCGGGCGGTGTCCATGAGCCCGGCGGGCCGCATGGTGCCGCTGTCGTCGAACCACAGCTGGTACACCTTGCCGCGTGGCGGTCGGGCCATGTCGGAGGCGAGGAAGACGGCCCGGTCGCGTTCGTGGGAGACGACCACCGTGCCGGAGGCCCCGTCGGCGAGCTCGGTGGCGAGGCTCTTCGCGTCGGATGCGGAGAGGACCTCGGCGATGTGCTGGTTGTCCTGCTGTGCCTGGCGGGCCTGTTCGGTCGCGTCCTGCGCGCGCTCGTGCTGCCACACGGCGGTGCCGCCCAGTGCCGCGGCCGCCGC
This window harbors:
- a CDS encoding anti-sigma factor: MSTADLHTLTGAYALHALPDEERAAFERHLAECEACRDETAELTATAARLGLAATTTPSPALREEVLRRITTVRQEQPGAPRSERIARGLRWRQASRWALAACLAAAAALGGTAVWQHERAQDATEQARQAQQDNQHIAEVLSASDAKSLATELADGASGTVVVSHERDRAVFLASDMARPPRGKVYQLWFDDSGTMRPAGLMDTARTDQAVLLDGAVDGASGIGITVEPAGGSEHPTSAPIALMKLPA